CTTCTGAGTGAAAAGGAAAGCTTCGGACTTGTTCTTTTGGAGGCAATGGCCTGCGGGCTGCCTGTGATCGGAACAAACATCGGCGGCATCCCTGAAGTTATTAACGACAAGGAGTCGGGATTTATCTGTGATCTGGGGGATACGGAGCAGATTGCCCGTAAAGCGGTAGAAATTCTTTCAGATGACAATCTTCACGCATCAATGAGTAAAGAAGCGAAACGGCGTGCAGAAGAGATATTTCACCAGGACCTGATTGTTGCCCAATATGAAGAAATCTACGAACGAACCATTAAAGGGGAGTAGGGCTGTGAAAGTAATATCACCATGGGAAGCTGCAAACCACGTAATGGATAAACTGCGCGCCAGCGGCTTCCAGGCTTATGCCTGCGGGGGAGCGGTTAGAGATAAAATAATGAACCTTGATATCAGGGATGTTGATGTGGCAACGAATGCTCTTCCTGAAGAGGTTTTAAGACTGTTTCCCGCAAGCATCGATGTAGGAGTGGAGCACGGAACGGTGGTTGTTCCGGTAAAAGGTGATGCCGTCGAGGTGACAGCGTTCCGGGGAAAGACGATAGAAGAAGACCTCAGTATGAGGGACTTCACGATCAATGCCATGGCCATGACTAGGGAAGGTGAAATTATCGATCCATTTAATGGCCGCGATGATATTGAAAATGGTATCATCCGCGGAGTCCGGGATCCGGAAGCACGTTTTAAGGAAGATCCCCTGAGAATGGTGAGGGGGTATCGATTTGCTTTTGCATACGGCTTTACTATTGAGTCAAATACCGCTCATGCCATAGGTTTACATGCATCTCTTGTAAAAAAATCAGCCGTCGAACGTATCGGTCAAGAGCTTGAGAAAATGCTTCCGTTGTCAAAGGGAAGTCTGATCGCACTTATGGAGTCTCCTATTGCAGGCGGGCTTGCTCCGTTACTGTACTCACGGCAAAAGTGGTTACGCCTTCTATCCTGCTACAACCATCCTTTTACTGTTGATGAGGTGCCGCTTTGCTGGTACATCCTCTCTGACGATAATCTTACAGAAACCCTTAACCGTTACAGGCGGAGCAACCTGTTAAAAAAACAGGCAGGTATCATTGAGCGTGTTACTTCGGAAATCGTAACGGCTGGCTGGTCCAACCAGACGCTCTACCAGGCGGGGGAAGAATGGATATATTCCTGCGAAAAAATCAGGGCTCTTCTTTTGAATAAAGAACCTGAGTTTTCAACTGTCAAAAAGAAATTTGAACAGCTTCCGATTAAAAAGAAATCCGATATGGCTGTCAACGGGAAAATGCTGATGGAAGAATTCCAGGTCAGTGAAGGAAAATGGATTGGAAATACGTTAAAAAAAGTGGAATATGCGATTGTGACGAAAAAAACAGAGAATACGAAAACTGCGGTTTTTGAGTATATACGAAAGGAACTAACCGGATGAAGTCAAGCCTTCTGCAAATGCTAAGAACGAAAGAAAATGAATTTATTTCAGGTGAAAAACTGAGTGAAAAGCTTGGCTGCTCAAGAACAGCTGTCTGGAAACATATCGATGCCCTAAGAAAAGAGGGTTACAATGTTGAGGCGGCACCGAAGAAAGGGTACCGTCTTTCTGATGAGCCGGATACCTTATCAAAACATCAGCTTGAATCAAGACTGAAAGATGAGACATTTATAACAGCCGTCCATCACTATCCATCGATCCATTCCACCCAGGAAACGGCCCACCAGCTGGCCAGTGAAAATGCACCGGAAGGAACCCTTATTCTTGCAGATGAACAGACGAAAGGAAAAGGGAGACTCGGAAGACAGTGGCATTCACCACGGGAAACAGGAATATGGATGAGCCTGATTTTAAGACCGGATATCGAAGTGAAACGTGCTCCCCAGCTTACTCTCCTGACTGCGGTAGCAGTTGTCCGGGGCATTAAAAATGCTGTCGGCATTGACCCTGAAATCAAATGGCCGAATGATGTACTCTTTGAAGGGAAAAAAGTAGCGGGAATTCTCACAGAGATGCAGGCAGAGCCTGATAAGGTTCATGCCATCATTGTCGGACTCGGTCTGAACGTCAATCAGTCCCAATTCCCTGCTCCCCTGGACACGATTGCAACTTCCCTGAGAATTGAGAGTGGAAAATCTGTAAACAGAACCGATGTTCTTTCATCCATCCTTATTGAATGGGACTGGCTTTACCGCACCTTTTTAAAAGAGGGATTTGCAGCTGTTAAGCCCTTATGGGAAGCTCATGCTCTCACGATGGGCAAAAGAATTACAGCAAGAACACCAAAAGAAACGCTCACGGGTATTGCAACAGGAATTGACGACTCGGGAGTCCTTCTTCTTCGCCAGGACGACGGGACCCTCAGACATATCTATTCTGCGGATATTGAATGTTAAAAAGATTCACATCTTCATGCTGATTTTTGCTATACTCAAAGTGGACAGTATCCGGA
This DNA window, taken from Alteribacter keqinensis, encodes the following:
- a CDS encoding CCA tRNA nucleotidyltransferase; translated protein: MKVISPWEAANHVMDKLRASGFQAYACGGAVRDKIMNLDIRDVDVATNALPEEVLRLFPASIDVGVEHGTVVVPVKGDAVEVTAFRGKTIEEDLSMRDFTINAMAMTREGEIIDPFNGRDDIENGIIRGVRDPEARFKEDPLRMVRGYRFAFAYGFTIESNTAHAIGLHASLVKKSAVERIGQELEKMLPLSKGSLIALMESPIAGGLAPLLYSRQKWLRLLSCYNHPFTVDEVPLCWYILSDDNLTETLNRYRRSNLLKKQAGIIERVTSEIVTAGWSNQTLYQAGEEWIYSCEKIRALLLNKEPEFSTVKKKFEQLPIKKKSDMAVNGKMLMEEFQVSEGKWIGNTLKKVEYAIVTKKTENTKTAVFEYIRKELTG
- a CDS encoding biotin--[acetyl-CoA-carboxylase] ligase yields the protein MKSSLLQMLRTKENEFISGEKLSEKLGCSRTAVWKHIDALRKEGYNVEAAPKKGYRLSDEPDTLSKHQLESRLKDETFITAVHHYPSIHSTQETAHQLASENAPEGTLILADEQTKGKGRLGRQWHSPRETGIWMSLILRPDIEVKRAPQLTLLTAVAVVRGIKNAVGIDPEIKWPNDVLFEGKKVAGILTEMQAEPDKVHAIIVGLGLNVNQSQFPAPLDTIATSLRIESGKSVNRTDVLSSILIEWDWLYRTFLKEGFAAVKPLWEAHALTMGKRITARTPKETLTGIATGIDDSGVLLLRQDDGTLRHIYSADIEC